The Brevundimonas sp. SORGH_AS_0993 genome segment AAGGCGCTCAGTACCGCAGAGTACGCGCCCAGCATCTTCGTTAGATGCTCGTAAGTCCACAGGTTCGGCGAAAAGGGCCAGGACGTCGGGGCTGCGAAACGCCACAGATCCCAGACGCCCATCGTCAGGGCGCTGGCGGCCAGGGCGGCCGAGACGGTTGCGGGACCGTCGGAACGGCCGCTCGCCAGCAGAACGAGAACCCACAGGCCAACGCCGATCACGCCCAGGGTCGCGGCCCAGTCCAGGGGGCGGGCGCGGTCCTCGGCGTTCAGGTCGGGCCGCTTTCGCCCCAACACCCGCACGCCCGAGAACAGGCTGAGGGTGGCGGTCGCCGAAAGGGCCAGGAAATAGGTGTTGAACCGCAGCGCTGTCATCGCCCAGGCGCAGATCAAAAGGACGGCCATCAGACCGACGAACAGCCGCCCCCAGAACCGATGGGCGCGTCCGCCTTTGCGCGTGACGATGGGCATGACGCCGACCAGAACGGCGCAAAGCCCGGTCGAGACGTGGACGATCAGAAAGGACGAGAACAGGGTCATGGACCCCGCCTTGCCGACCTCCGCCCCGCATCGCCACCCTTCGGGGACGAACGGCGGCGAGCAGGGATGAAAGTCTCAGATCAGGGCTTCGGTCGATGGGCCGGACTTCCAGTCCCGGAACCGGATGGTCAAGGGCGGCGTCGCGTCCGGGCGGGCCAGATCGACGACCAGGGGGCCGATCGCTGACGGATGGGGCAGGGCGGACGGGTCTTCCCCGGGATAGGCCTGGGCGCGCATGGCGGTGCGCATCCGGCCCGGATCGACGATGCAGGCGCGGACCGGGGTGCTCTCGATCTCATCGGCCCAGGCCTTCACTAGGGCCTCGGCCCCCGCCTTGGTCGCGGCGTACATGCCCCAGAAGGCGCGCGGGCTGGCGGCGATGCTGGTGGTCAGGTGAATGGCCCGCCCGGCGTCGGAGGCGCGCAGCAGCGGCTCCAGCGAACGGATCAGGCGATAGACGGCGGTGAAGTTGGTCTTCTCGACCTTGGCGAACTCGCGCGGATCGGCGTGGGACACCGGCGTCAGACCGGACGGCCCCATGGTCGCGGCGGCGTGGACCCACACGTCCAGCTTCTTGAACCGCTCGAAGATGGCGCCGCCCAGACGGTCGATGGCCCCGCCGTCCACCAGATCGAACGGGATCAGGGTGGCGTGGCGGCCCGTGGCGGCGAAGATGGCGTCGTCCAGTTCCTCCAGGCCGCCCTGGGTGCGAGCGGTCGCGATGACGTGTGCGCCCGCCTTGGCCAGCGCCAGCGCGCTTTCATAGCCGATGCCGCGCGATGCGCCGACGACAAGAGCGATACGGTCGTTCAGGGGAAGATCGGACATAGGGCCTGATAGCGCGGCCTTGACCGTAAGGCCAAGCGCCGCGCGCGCGTCAGGTTCGCTTTATGCGCTGACCAGCAGGGACAGCTGTTTGGCACCGAACTCGCGGCCGCCTTCCTCGATCTCCCGATCCAGCAGGCGGGTGGGATAGTCGCCGGTGAAGTAGTGGTCGGTGAACTGCGGGTTGGCGTTGTCGCGGCCGGGCTCGCCCATGGCGCGGTACAGGCCGTCGATGGACAGGAAGCCCAGCGAATCGACCTCCAGCATCTCGCGCATCTCGTCCAGCGTCTTGTTGGCGGCCAGCAACTGGGCGCGTTCCGGCATGTCGATGCCGTAGAAGTCGGGATAGAGGATTTGCGGGCTGGCGGAACGCAGGTGAACTTCCTTTGCGCCGGCGGCGCGGACTGCGCGGACCAGTTTCACCGAGGTCGTGCCGCGCACGATGGAATCGTCGATCAGAACCACGCGCTTGCCGGCCAGGGCGGCCTTGTTTGGGCTGTGCTTCATCCGCACGCCCTTCTGCCGGGCGCCCTGGCTGGGTTGGATGAAGGTGCGGCCCAGATAGTGGCTGCGGATGATGCCCATCTCGTAGGGGATACCGCTTTCCTGGGCGTAGCCTAGGGCTGCCGGAACCCCGGAATCAGGCACGGGCACGACGATGTCGGCGTCCACGCCCAATTCGCGGGCCAGGCCCCGGCCCATCTCTTTTCTGACTTCATAGACCGAGCGGCCGTTCACGACCGAATCGGGGCGGGAGAAATAGACGTATTCGAACAGACAGGGCCGCGCCGCGCGGGCGGGGAAGGGCTTCAGCGAACTCAGGCCGCTGTCGTCGATGACGACGATTTCACCGTGTTCGACGTCGCGCACATAGGTCGCGCCCATCATGTCGAGCGCGCAGGTCTCGGACGCCAGCACCCAGCCGTCGCCTAGCTGGCCCAGAACCAGCGGGCGGATGCCCAGCGGGTCGCGCGCGCCGATCATCTTGGTGCGGGTCTGGGCGACCAAGGCGTAACCGCCCTCGATCCGCGCCAGGGCGTCGATGAAACGATCGACGATCTTGGCTTTGCGGCTGCGGGCGATCAGGTGGAGGATGACTTCCGAATCCGAGGTCGATTGGAAGATGGCGCCTTCGCTGACCAGCTGGGCGTGCAGAAATTTGAAGTTGGTCAGATTGCCGTTGTGGGCGATGGCGATGCCGCCCTGGTCCAGGTCCGCGAACATCGGCTGGATGTTGCGAAGGAAGCTGCCGCCTGCGGTGGAGTAACGGGTGTGCCCCACGGCTGCGCGGCCGGGCATCCGCTGCGACAGGTCGGCGCCGCCGAAGGCTTCGCCCACCAGACCTTGGTGGCGTTCGGTGTAGAAGCGCTCGTCCTTGACGCTGGCGATGCCGCAGGCTTCCTGACCGCGATGCTGAAGGGCGTGCAGGCCAAGGGCGACGACTGTGGAACCTTCGTCTTCGTCAGCGCCCCAGATGCCGCAGACGCCGCATTCCAGACGCAACTGATCGTCCTCGGGCTCGCGCCAGTGGGGGCGGTGAACGACGGGATCGGCGATATGATGGCGCATCGTCGGGCTCCGATGACCGGGGGACTTCAAGGGGCGGCGTCGCGGCGCGAGTTAGGCCCGGATTGCGTCGGGGGCAAGGCTTCGTCGTTCGAAAACCCGCTGCGCACGGAGGAATCGATCACCGGGGTGATGGCGTCGGCCCCCTTGGCCACGCCGGGCAGGATGATCTGGATGGCGCGCGCACCCATGGCGCTGACGGTATAAAGGCGCGCCTCAGCCAGCCAGCGCGGCGCACGCTGGTCCGGCAGGGCGGCGACGATGACCAGATGGACCGCTCCGATCAGGGTCAGCGCCCGCCCTGCTCCGACCAGAAGCCCCAGGATACGATCCACGACCCCTAGCGGGCTGGCCTGTGCCGACTTGGAGATCAGCGACCCGGCGAGACGCAGGCCGAAATAGACGATGAAGAAGGTCAGGACGGCCGCCAGGATGGTTCCGGCCCAGTCTGGATCGACCAATGCGCGACCCGCGATGGCGGTCCAGGGCAGGGCGATCAGGGCGACCAGGGCGGCCAGAACGGCGCTGAGCAGGGTCACGATCTCGCGCACGCCGCCCCGCAGCCATCCGGCGGCGGCCGAGAAGAGCAGGACGATGATGACAAAGACGTCGTAGCCGGTCATCGTGGGGCTCACTCTAATAATTCGCCCCGCCCATCCTAACCCGTCATCCTAGGACCTGTCCCCAGGATCCATACGCTCGGCGCCGCCGATGATCGGCTTTGACGGAGCTTATGGATTCTCGCCGCAGGGGCGAGGATGACGAGGCGAAAGAAAGCGCGACCGTCGACACCTAATAGCGGTTCTGGGAGATTCGTTCGACAACATCCGTCAGGCGTGTCGCCGACGTGACCTTGACGCCCTTTGTCTTGGCTTGAAGGGCAGGGCCAAGCACCTGGTCGAAGCCCAGCTTCTGCGCCTCGCGCAGTCGGGCTTCGGTGCGGCCGACGCTGCGGACTTCGCCTGACAGGCCGATCTCGCCGAAGACGACGCAGCCCTGGGGCAGGGGCATATCCAGGGCCGAGCTGATCAGGGCCGCCGCCGCCGCCAGATCGGCCGCCGGCTCGTTGATGCGCAGGCCGCCCGCGACGTTCAGATAGACATCCTTGTCTCCGAACCCCAGGCCGCAGCGCGCTTCCAGCACCGCCAACAGCATGGCCAGTCGACCGGAATCCCAGCCGACGACGGCCCGGCGCGGGGTGCCATAGGCGGACGGGGCGACCAGGGCCTGCATTTCCACCAGAACAGGGCGGGAGCCTTCAATCCCGGCGAAGACGGCGGCGCCCGGCGCCCGCTCCTTGCCTTCGCCTAGAAAGAGGGCGGAGGGGTTGGCCACTTCACGCAGGCCGCTGTCGCCCATTTCGAACACGCCGATCTCGTCGGTGGCGCCGAAACGGTTCTTGCCGGCGCGCAGGATGCGGAACGGATAGCCCCGCTCGCCTTCGAAGGTCATGACCGCGTCGACCAAATGCTCGACCACCCGGGGGCCTGCGACCTGCCCGTCCTTGGTGACATGGCCCACCAGGACGATGGCCGGACCGTCGTTCTTGGCCAGGCGGACCAGTTCGCCGGCGCAGGCGCGGACCTGGGTGATGGAGCCGGGACCGCTGTCATGCACGTCGGACCACAGGGTCTGGACCGAATCCACGATGACAATGTCGAACTTTTCGCGCTTCAGCGTGCCCAGGATGTCGCGCAGGGCGGTGGCGGCGGCCAGGTTCACCGGCGCATCGGCCAGCCCCATCCGTTTAGCGCGTGCGCGAATCTGTTCGACCGCCTCTTCGCCCGAGATGTAGGCCACCCGTGCGCCGCGCAGAGCCGCCTTGGCCGCCACTTCGAGCAGTAGCGTGGACTTGCCCACGCCGGGATCGCCGCTGAGGAGTATGGCCGAGCCGGGCACCACGCCGCCGCCGCAGACGCGGTCGAACTCGGCCACGCCCGTGGCGATGCGCGGCGGCTCGGGCGTGTCGGACTGCAGCGTCTCGAACTGTATGCCGCGCCCGCGCGCCGAGGCGGCGGTCGCCGGCTTGATCGCGCCGGGCGGGGCCGAACGGCTTTCCTCGCTAAGGGTGTTCCACTGGCCGCAGGCGCTGCACTGGCCGGACCATTTGCCATGCACCGTGCCGCAGGACTGACAGACATAGAGGGCGGAATCGCGAGCCATGAGCTTCCTTAGCAGACCCGCCGATTCGGTCGGGCGTCCTGCACGGCATGGGACCAGCGGACGACAATTTCGGTCGCAGGCGAGGTCGAGGTGGCAACCTTTGCCGTAGCGACGGCGTTGAGCGTATGTCGCACCGGGTTCATGCCAGACAGCGGTGCGAAGTCAGTACTTCGTCAAGATGCATCAAACCCGTCAGACAAGGCGTCACCGATGACCGATCCTGTTTCCTCGTCCCAGCCCGCTGTCGATCCGGCCCTTGTCGCCCGCGTCAAAGGCATACTGACGCAGCCCAAGGCCGAATGGCAGGACATAGACCGCGAGTTCGCCACGACGAACAGCCTTTACACCCGCTACGCCATGATCCTGGCCGCAATCGGACCGATCGCGACCCTGGTCGCCGGCGTCGCCTTCGGGCATGCCTCGATCATCAGCGCCCTGGTCCTGGCGGTGCTGTCCTATGGGCTGGCGCTGGCGGGCGTGTTCATCCTCGGGCTGGTCATCAACACCCTGGCCTCCAGCTTCGGCGGCACGCCCAACCCGATTCAGGCGCAGAAGCTGGCCGTCTACTCCCACACCGCTGTCTGGGTGGCGGGAATCGCCAATCTGATTCCGGGGCTGGGCGGCGTGATCGCCCTGGTCGGCGCGATCTACAGCCTGGTGCTGCTGTTCTTCGGTCTGCCGATCCTGATGAAGGTCACGGAAGACAAGAAGGTCGTCTATTACATCGTGGTCCTGATCGCCGGCCTGGTGCTGGGCTTCATCGCCCTGGCCATCGTGAGCGCTGTGGCCATGGCCTTCGTGGTTTCGACCGCCGGTCTCGCCGCGTTTACCAGCGGCTACTGACGATAGATGCGCGGCACGCGGGGGGTGATCGAGGTCAAAAGCTCGTAGCTGATGGTCCCCGCCGCCGCCGCCGCCGCGTCGAGGGGGCGGTTGGGGCCGAACAGTTCGACCTTGTCCCCGACCGCGACGTCCAGTCCCGTCACATCCACAGCGCAGACGTCCATGGACACCCGGCCCAGCAAGCGGCGGGTTTCGCCCGCCACCCACGCTTCGCCGAGGGGGCTGTAAGATCGCAGCACGCCGTCGGCGTAGCCTGTGGCCACGGTGGCGACCCGCACCGGCCGGTCGGCGACGAAGCCGCGCGAATAGCCTACGCTCTCCCCCGCAGGAACCTCGCGCACTTGAAGCACGTCGGCCAGCAGGGCGGCGACCGGGGCGATGCGTTCGTCCGGGCGGCCTTCGGGACCGCCCCCGAACAGGGCCACGCCCGGTCGGGCCGCATCGAAGGCGAAGTCGGCGCCCAGGAAACAACCGCTGGAGTTGGCGAAAGACCTGAGGGCGCCAGGATAACGCTGGGTCACGGCGTCGAACAGGTCGCGCTGTCGCCGGTTCATCGGATTGGACGGTTCATCGGCGCAGGCCAAGTGGGTCAGGACCAGGGCCAGCCCTTCGAACGCCTCGGGCGCATCCTCTGGCCGGAAGCCGATGCGGTTCATCCCGGTGTCGATCTGAAGGCCGCAGGCGCCGCCGCCCGCCCCCGCCCAGGCCGCCATCTGCGCGGGCTGGTTCAGCACCGGCCGCACGTCCGCGGCCTTGAAATCGGCCGCGACCGCGCCGTGGCATCCGTCCAGCACATAGATGATCGGCTCAGGCCCCAGAGCCGTGCGCAGGGCCACCCCCTCTGCCGCGCGCGCCACGAAGAAGGTTCGCGCCCCCTCGGCCATCAGACGCTGGGCGCATGGGGCGGCTCCCAGACCGTAGCCGTCGGCCTTGACCACCGGATGGACAAGCGCGCCGATCTGCCTGCCCAGCGTGTGGTAGTTGCGGGCCAGGGCGTTCAGATCGACGGAGAGGACGGCGGGGCTGTGCATGCGCCCCTTATGCGCCAAGTCTGACATGATGGAAGAGGCCGCTATTCGTAGCTGACCTCTTCATAACCGTGGGCCAGGTTGCCGAAGCGCACGGTGTCGGCGTCGAAGGCCAGTTTGACGATGCCGATGGGGCCGTGGCGCTGCTTGCCGATGACGACCTCGGCCTGGCCCTGCAGACGGTCCATGTCCTGCTGCCATTGCAGATGTTCCTCTGTGCCTTCGCGCGGTTCGGCGCGGCCCAGATAGTAGCTTTCGCGATAGACGAACATCACGCAGTCGGCATCCTGCTCGATCGAGCCGGATTCGCGCAGGTCGGACAGTTGGGGCCGCTTGTCGTCGCGCTGTTCGACCTGACGCGACAACTGCGACAGGGCGATGATCGGGAGATTCAATTCCTTGGCCAGGGCCTTCAGGCCGCCGGTGATCTCGGAGACTTCCTGCACGCGGTTCTTCTGGCTGTTCCCGTCGCCGGTCGTCACCAGTTGCAGATAGTCGACGATGATCAGGTCCAGCCCGTGCTCCATCCGTTTCAGCCGTCGCGCCCGCGCGGCCAGCTTGGAGATGGACAGACCGCCGGTGGCGTCGATGTAGAGGGGGGCCTCGCCGATCTCCACCGCCGCGTCGCGCAGCTTGCCGAAATCCGAGGCGTCGATCTCGCCCTTGCGCAGCTTGTCCGACGACACGCCCGAGGCGTCGGCCAGAATACGCATCGCCAGTTGCTCGGCGCTCATTTCCAGCGAGTAGAAGGCGACCACCCCGCCGTTGACGGTCTTGCGTCCCTCGGGCGTCGGCTCCCACTGGTAGGCGCGGGCCACGTTGAAGGCCATGTTAGTGGCCAGCGCCGTCTTGCCCATCGAGGGACGGCCGGCCAGGATCAGAAGGTCGGACGGGTGCAGGCCGCCCAGTTTTCGGTCAAGATCGTTCAGGCCGGTGGCCAGGCCGGCCAGCTTGCCTTCGCGTTGATAGGCTTCGGCCGCCATCTGCACGGCGCCGGACAGGGCGTGGGAGAAGCTGACGAAGCCCGAAGACGGCTTGCCCGTTTCGGCCAGGGAATACAGGGTCTGTTCGGCCTGTTCGATCTGTTCGTCGGCGGGTGTCTCCGGATTGGGCGCCTCCTTGATGATCTCGCCGCCGATGCGGATCAGGTCGCGCCGCAGGGCCAGGTCATAGACGACCCGCGCATAGTCGGGGGCGTTGGCCGCCGGCGGCGCGCGATCGACCAGATCGGCCAGATAACGCAGGCCGCCGAACTCCTGGAAGGCCGGGTCCTGCTTGAACCGCTCCATCAGAATGGTCGGCTCGGCCAGCATGCCCTGGCGGATATGATCCTCGATGGCGTCGAACAGGCGCTGGTGGAAGGGCTCGTAGAAATGCGAACCGCGCAGCCGGTCGCTCAACCGCTCGAATACGCCGTTGTCGAACATCAGCGAGCCCAGGAGCGCCTGTTCGGCCTCCAGATTGTGCGGCATCGCGTTGACGCTGACGGGATCCATCGGGCTGGACGAGAAGGGCATGGGAGCGAAGGCGTTCATCGATTAACGCTTTACCCCTCCCACGCGCCTTCGTCAGACGGGGACGTCGCATGGGCCGTGGACAGTTCGCCCGACCTGTGGGCGAACGGAAATTCGTCAATGGACAGTTCAGGCGCAGGGGTAGTCGTGCGCCATCCATTCCCTGACGGCCTGGGTTACGCTGGTGTTGCGCCGCGCCGGGGGGATGGCGTTGAAACGGGCCAGAACGTTCTCGGCGGATAAGCTGATGCGCGCTCCTGCAGGCACGCAGGTCGCGGGGCGGCGGCCCGCGACCTGCGCGGCCTTCTGTTCGTCCCCGACAGTTTTGAAAGCCGTCTTCATCTCGTTCATCAGCCGTCGGGTATCGGAGCGCAACAGAGCGGTCGGGTTGCGGGGAATACGGTCAGTCGTAGTCAGGAACTCCTGTACCGACATGGCGCTGGCGGCGGAGGCCATGAGACTGACGACGACAGAGAGGACAGCGACTTTGGTCTTCATGCGGACATCTCTGTTGGGACGGCCCAGCTTGTTGCTGGGTGTATGAATGGCTGATGAACGCTGTCATCCGCCGTCCCTATGGATAGGTCCATTTCCCAATGGAAAAGGGGCGCTCCGAAGAGCGCCCCTTGCAGGTTGACTGCTGCGCTTGTGATCAGAAACTGTAGCTCAAACGTCCGTAGAAGAACCGGCCATTGAAGCCATAGGGCGAATAGCTGGGGAAACCGACCGAGCCGGTGGCGCCATTGACGTTCGTCGGGGTGGCGTTCGGATATTCGTCGGTCAGGTTGTTGACGCCGACGGCCAGAGACACGCCGAAGGGCAGGGTGTAGCGACCCTCGATATCGACCAGTACGGCGTCCCCCGTTTCGTAGTCCAGTGTCGCGTTGTTGTTTGCGACCAGCACACTGTCATAGCTGGTGCCCCGCAGGGTCGCGCCGAAATCATCCAGAGACCAGTCGACGCTGGCGACGATCTTTTTCTCTGGCGTTCCTTGTTCGAAGGACAATTTGGAAGACCGATCAAACAGGAAGTCGCCGGCCGGGGCGATCGCCAGGTTGCTGGGGACAGGCGGCGTTCGCGTCACCTCGGTTTTGTTGAAGTTGCCGGCCAAAGTGAAATCGAAACGACCGAAATTCTGAGTCGTTCGATAACGCCCGACGACGTCCACCCCGCTCGTGACCGTATTGACGCCATTGAGGAAGAAGCGGGCGCCGGTCACGCCATAAGGCGCCAGAAGAGCCTGAATCGCCGTCGTCGATGCGGGGGGTTGGCTGGGCCGCGAAACGCCCAAGGTTTCAGAATAGATGATCCGATTGTCGACCTCGATTCGATAGGTGTCGAGCGTCAGCTCGAACCCGCTGTTGCGGTAGACCGCGCCGGCCGAATAGTTGGTCGAGGTTTCAGGCTCCAAAGGCTTGGCGCCCAGGGCGATGGCGATCGGATCGTTCACCCGATAGGTGCCGTTCTGTTGCAGCACCACACCACTCTGGGTCGCCACAAGATTGGTGGCGACATAGCTGAAATACTGCTGCTGCAAGGCCGGTGATTTGAAGCCTGTCGAGATGGAGCCGCGCAGGGCGAAGGAGGGCGTGAAATCGTAGCGCATCGCCATCTTGCCGGTGAACTGGTCGCCGAAGTCGGAATAGTCCTCGTAGCGGCCGGCGACCCCGACGGTGAACTGCTCGGAGAACCGACCTTCCAGATCAAGATAAGCGCTGACGTTGTGGCGATCGACATCGACGGCGTTGGACGGTGCAAAGCCGGGGAAGCCCTGGGAACCCGACCCGCCGGTCGCCACTGGCCCCTTGTTATAGGACGTCGGCTCGCCTTCCGCGACGCTGAAGTCTTCACGGCGGTATTCCACGCCAAAGGCGACGTTCAGGGGTTCATAGAGATTGACCTCGACCTTTTTGAGCGCGTCGATGTCGACGGTCAGTTGGCCATAGCTCAAGGACCCGGCGTAGAACTGGGTCTGCGACGCCGCGCCGTATGAGGCGTTCAGCGAGTTGAGGACATTATAGTCCAGTTCGTTACGGCCATAGCCAACCGAAACGTCCCAGTCGAAGCCCAGCGCCGGACCCTTTGCACCGCCGTAGATATTATAGTCGACGATGTCTGCGGCGATGATCGGCAGGAAGCCGTTCGGATAGATGGCCGTAACGTTGTTGGAGTTGTTGTAGGCGCGCGCCGTCGCTGCCGATTCCGACTTGCGGTGCTGATAGCCGCCGAAGGCATAGGCTTCCCATTCGCCGGCCAGCGGCTTGCCGGCGTTGAAATAGCCGGAATAGGCTTCGGTATAGGGGTCGCCGAAGCGGCCGAGGACGGTGTTCGAACTGCCGTTGCTGACGGCGGAAAGTGCGGCGTAGTCGGATCGGTTTGTAGGCTGACGCTTCTGCGCTTCGCCCGACAAGGTCAGGAAGCCGTCGCCGAACAGAGGCAGGCCGACCCAGCCGGCCACCGAGGTCTGTTCGCCGTCCCGGCGGCTGTGGCTGCCGCGCGCGGTGTCGAAATCGGTGTCATAGATGCCATAGTTGGCGGTGACGCCGCCACCGCTGGAAGCTTGCCGCAGACGCAGGTTGATAACCCCTGCGATAGCGTCGGCGCCGTACTGGGCCGATGCGCCGTCGCGCAGCACTTCCACTGACGCCAGGCTGATCGAGGGAATGGAGTTCAGGTCAAAGGCGGTCGAACCGCGGCCGATGTTGCCGTTGACGTTGACCAGGGCGCCGACGTGGCCGCGCTGGCCGTTGAGAAGCACCAATGTCTGGTCGGGCGCCAAGCCGCGCAGCGTCGCCGGGCGAACATGGTCCGAACCATCCGAGATCGCCGGGCGCGGGAAGTTGATCGAGGGTGCCGTTGCCGCAAGCGCAGCGGCCAGTTCGGTCCCCGTGCCCTGTTTGGTCAGCGTCTCCCCGCTGATGACATCGACAGGTGCGATCGTGTCCAGTCGGCTT includes the following:
- a CDS encoding SDR family NAD(P)-dependent oxidoreductase, which gives rise to MSDLPLNDRIALVVGASRGIGYESALALAKAGAHVIATARTQGGLEELDDAIFAATGRHATLIPFDLVDGGAIDRLGGAIFERFKKLDVWVHAAATMGPSGLTPVSHADPREFAKVEKTNFTAVYRLIRSLEPLLRASDAGRAIHLTTSIAASPRAFWGMYAATKAGAEALVKAWADEIESTPVRACIVDPGRMRTAMRAQAYPGEDPSALPHPSAIGPLVVDLARPDATPPLTIRFRDWKSGPSTEALI
- the purF gene encoding amidophosphoribosyltransferase, with the protein product MRHHIADPVVHRPHWREPEDDQLRLECGVCGIWGADEDEGSTVVALGLHALQHRGQEACGIASVKDERFYTERHQGLVGEAFGGADLSQRMPGRAAVGHTRYSTAGGSFLRNIQPMFADLDQGGIAIAHNGNLTNFKFLHAQLVSEGAIFQSTSDSEVILHLIARSRKAKIVDRFIDALARIEGGYALVAQTRTKMIGARDPLGIRPLVLGQLGDGWVLASETCALDMMGATYVRDVEHGEIVVIDDSGLSSLKPFPARAARPCLFEYVYFSRPDSVVNGRSVYEVRKEMGRGLARELGVDADIVVPVPDSGVPAALGYAQESGIPYEMGIIRSHYLGRTFIQPSQGARQKGVRMKHSPNKAALAGKRVVLIDDSIVRGTTSVKLVRAVRAAGAKEVHLRSASPQILYPDFYGIDMPERAQLLAANKTLDEMREMLEVDSLGFLSIDGLYRAMGEPGRDNANPQFTDHYFTGDYPTRLLDREIEEGGREFGAKQLSLLVSA
- a CDS encoding CvpA family protein, which translates into the protein MTGYDVFVIIVLLFSAAAGWLRGGVREIVTLLSAVLAALVALIALPWTAIAGRALVDPDWAGTILAAVLTFFIVYFGLRLAGSLISKSAQASPLGVVDRILGLLVGAGRALTLIGAVHLVIVAALPDQRAPRWLAEARLYTVSAMGARAIQIILPGVAKGADAITPVIDSSVRSGFSNDEALPPTQSGPNSRRDAAP
- the radA gene encoding DNA repair protein RadA — translated: MARDSALYVCQSCGTVHGKWSGQCSACGQWNTLSEESRSAPPGAIKPATAASARGRGIQFETLQSDTPEPPRIATGVAEFDRVCGGGVVPGSAILLSGDPGVGKSTLLLEVAAKAALRGARVAYISGEEAVEQIRARAKRMGLADAPVNLAAATALRDILGTLKREKFDIVIVDSVQTLWSDVHDSGPGSITQVRACAGELVRLAKNDGPAIVLVGHVTKDGQVAGPRVVEHLVDAVMTFEGERGYPFRILRAGKNRFGATDEIGVFEMGDSGLREVANPSALFLGEGKERAPGAAVFAGIEGSRPVLVEMQALVAPSAYGTPRRAVVGWDSGRLAMLLAVLEARCGLGFGDKDVYLNVAGGLRINEPAADLAAAAALISSALDMPLPQGCVVFGEIGLSGEVRSVGRTEARLREAQKLGFDQVLGPALQAKTKGVKVTSATRLTDVVERISQNRY
- a CDS encoding Yip1 family protein is translated as MTDPVSSSQPAVDPALVARVKGILTQPKAEWQDIDREFATTNSLYTRYAMILAAIGPIATLVAGVAFGHASIISALVLAVLSYGLALAGVFILGLVINTLASSFGGTPNPIQAQKLAVYSHTAVWVAGIANLIPGLGGVIALVGAIYSLVLLFFGLPILMKVTEDKKVVYYIVVLIAGLVLGFIALAIVSAVAMAFVVSTAGLAAFTSGY
- the alr gene encoding alanine racemase, whose amino-acid sequence is MHSPAVLSVDLNALARNYHTLGRQIGALVHPVVKADGYGLGAAPCAQRLMAEGARTFFVARAAEGVALRTALGPEPIIYVLDGCHGAVAADFKAADVRPVLNQPAQMAAWAGAGGGACGLQIDTGMNRIGFRPEDAPEAFEGLALVLTHLACADEPSNPMNRRQRDLFDAVTQRYPGALRSFANSSGCFLGADFAFDAARPGVALFGGGPEGRPDERIAPVAALLADVLQVREVPAGESVGYSRGFVADRPVRVATVATGYADGVLRSYSPLGEAWVAGETRRLLGRVSMDVCAVDVTGLDVAVGDKVELFGPNRPLDAAAAAAGTISYELLTSITPRVPRIYRQ
- a CDS encoding replicative DNA helicase — encoded protein: MNAFAPMPFSSSPMDPVSVNAMPHNLEAEQALLGSLMFDNGVFERLSDRLRGSHFYEPFHQRLFDAIEDHIRQGMLAEPTILMERFKQDPAFQEFGGLRYLADLVDRAPPAANAPDYARVVYDLALRRDLIRIGGEIIKEAPNPETPADEQIEQAEQTLYSLAETGKPSSGFVSFSHALSGAVQMAAEAYQREGKLAGLATGLNDLDRKLGGLHPSDLLILAGRPSMGKTALATNMAFNVARAYQWEPTPEGRKTVNGGVVAFYSLEMSAEQLAMRILADASGVSSDKLRKGEIDASDFGKLRDAAVEIGEAPLYIDATGGLSISKLAARARRLKRMEHGLDLIIVDYLQLVTTGDGNSQKNRVQEVSEITGGLKALAKELNLPIIALSQLSRQVEQRDDKRPQLSDLRESGSIEQDADCVMFVYRESYYLGRAEPREGTEEHLQWQQDMDRLQGQAEVVIGKQRHGPIGIVKLAFDADTVRFGNLAHGYEEVSYE
- a CDS encoding TonB-dependent siderophore receptor, producing the protein MQFGHGRAVLLAFASTTALFAASSAFAQATPSSSETTEVGEIVVTGTRTVGRSRLDTIAPVDVISGETLTKQGTGTELAAALAATAPSINFPRPAISDGSDHVRPATLRGLAPDQTLVLLNGQRGHVGALVNVNGNIGRGSTAFDLNSIPSISLASVEVLRDGASAQYGADAIAGVINLRLRQASSGGGVTANYGIYDTDFDTARGSHSRRDGEQTSVAGWVGLPLFGDGFLTLSGEAQKRQPTNRSDYAALSAVSNGSSNTVLGRFGDPYTEAYSGYFNAGKPLAGEWEAYAFGGYQHRKSESAATARAYNNSNNVTAIYPNGFLPIIAADIVDYNIYGGAKGPALGFDWDVSVGYGRNELDYNVLNSLNASYGAASQTQFYAGSLSYGQLTVDIDALKKVEVNLYEPLNVAFGVEYRREDFSVAEGEPTSYNKGPVATGGSGSQGFPGFAPSNAVDVDRHNVSAYLDLEGRFSEQFTVGVAGRYEDYSDFGDQFTGKMAMRYDFTPSFALRGSISTGFKSPALQQQYFSYVATNLVATQSGVVLQQNGTYRVNDPIAIALGAKPLEPETSTNYSAGAVYRNSGFELTLDTYRIEVDNRIIYSETLGVSRPSQPPASTTAIQALLAPYGVTGARFFLNGVNTVTSGVDVVGRYRTTQNFGRFDFTLAGNFNKTEVTRTPPVPSNLAIAPAGDFLFDRSSKLSFEQGTPEKKIVASVDWSLDDFGATLRGTSYDSVLVANNNATLDYETGDAVLVDIEGRYTLPFGVSLAVGVNNLTDEYPNATPTNVNGATGSVGFPSYSPYGFNGRFFYGRLSYSF